TTCTATGGGCTTTTTTTAACTGCTACAATCATACAGACATTCAACATGTCAGCAGACACCTAATCCTAATCTACCTCATTTGTTCACTGTTATCTACTTTAAAGTCACTTACCAGCCTGCAAAATGttcttatatttaattttacctTGCTGCCAGGTCCTTTTATGGCCAGACAAGTTTGTTCTTTATGAAGGATAGAAAGATAAAATGGATAAAAACGTAACATGAGAAAAATAGATTAAATGACACACATTGTCAATGATTGTTTGCACTTAATCATACTCATTATACATTTCCTGAGTAACATGCACCTCTGCCACTTCTAAAGTAAagtgtacaacagttgattAGTGGACTTGAAAAGTAACTCCTTTAGTCCTTTAATTGTAGCGTAATTATGACAGTTCCAGTGGAGCACTGTTTATTAACTCTACAGTTTTGGACTTTTTACGCATTAAGCCGGTCCACTATTGTCTGCCAGGTTTTCTCACGTTCTTTAATTATGGCATCGGTATTGCCTTTTTTTCTTATGGTATATTTAACCTCTTCATAGAACTCCATCAGGAGCTGTTGATCAGCAGCCGTGAAGTATGAAGCGCGACTTTTATCCATGTTCCCATCGGTGATTCTGTGAGCGATCGCAAGGTCTATTTAAGAATGCCGTGAACGTGCACTCATCCCAGCTGTCTACACCTGGCTTGACCTAGCTCCGCATTGTCATCTAGGTCGAGCAGACTAGGTCAAGCCGCGCTTGCTCAATTATCCGGGATTTCTTTATTCTACTTTTGTGCAATACCCCTCAGAATGAATTGAGGCATGGCGGccttataaatcataaataacttacaatttgaTGATCAAATTACTTGATAAAGTCTTCCTCTTGTTGTTTTGAACGTAtatcagcttttctctttttttccgagacttgataacaaagttcaTCCACATGCTGTTTTGAATGACGTTTTCCGCATTACttcttttgcagttttttggCGGTTGGTCTTCTGCTTTACGAGACTGCTGGTGAACAACCCCCCAGATGGCGGAAAGTTATCAAAAACAAAGCGCTCCCATTTAGAAAAATTATAcgattggtcagttttactgtcactcaaaattaatctctcccattgatttactgtactgtcatatacatatctaatagggaaaatcggccgacttttattgaaaatagtattttaaagtttttaatttaGGTCATCACAGAGGGCCTAGAGGGCCCTGAGGGTTCGAAAGCCATTCAAACAGACTGATAGTTTGGAACTACTGAGAGCTCCATGAACCAAGTGACCACGCGGCAGCGATATCAAAGtgtgtcgcaactctgtttttcaacggctctggtttATTTCCAAATATTATCAAATCTCATAGCACAAGTAAACCATTCCTTTCTGACCCACACGACTGCATCTTTTCAAGCTCTTAATTCAAAACCAGGTATACGTCATTAAAACtggaaatgagaaaaataagaaACCCATTCAAAGGCtggaaaaatatttatttagattCACCTTACCAAAAACAAGTGACATCTTTATCGAGTTCATGGTTTACTGATGTGTCCTGCTTTGTGAAGTGCAGGTATGTGCTCCCTGATTCGATTGTCTTGTAACAGCTTCACTTTTAAACAGCAGTAATCCATGAGCCTATAAGCTAAAACCATCAAAAGACGCAACTAAAGTGTGTACATGGATATGGCATACAGACCAGTTAGACATTACAAAGTCTGATACTATTACACTATCAATTCAGGATAAGGCTTATTTCGAGTCTAAAACAAGTATACCACTGTTTCCTGTTAGCCACTGATTTAGTCATAAATCTGTCAAAGCCCTTACCTTAAATTATGTTCAGACTCTGTAGGAACCGTTGCATTAAAATTCAGTGAAATAAAACACGGAATGGGGATAGAAATACCAGAAATTCAAAAACGGGGTAATAATGCAAAAACACAACTGCATGACAATCGCGTCACATTTTCATACACACACCGTTCAAGCGCATCAGTTATAAGGTAAAAATATAAGTCTGTCAATTCTGCATTTCTACTGCAAGCAAAAAGAAGTGTTGAGCTAGCGCttcaataaaattaacattcaaGATTCCCTGGAAACCAAATGGGTCGAGAACAAAGCAAGAACTCCCAGTGTAGATGTGCCAATACTTGCACAAGatacatacacaaatataaacatCTGTTgactgcaaataaaaacatgtcatgGAAAAGTTTATCCTTCTTTCCATCTACTTTGAAAAGCGTATTCGTTGTTTCTGGTCAATCGTTCTTAGGCTGTTAGTTAAAAAGGAGTTAAAAACAAACGTTTGACAGGAGGGGGATTAAATGTATTCCCTGCGCCAAAAAGTCAAAGTTTCTGCGTTTGTATAAGCAAGTGGGCAGACAGGTATGCCGGTTAAGTTCCTTTAGCGTGATTGGAGGAATGTCCCATTAGCCACTTTTGACACAGTACAGGTCCTTTAATGTCTTCAGCTCTTCGATAAGAGTCTTGTTCTGATTTTCCAGCACAGCCACACGGTTTTCCAAACACTTAACATACTCCTTTTTCTTTCGCCGACACTCTCTGGCTGCCTCCCTACACAAAGATTTGAATCAGTCAGAAATTGTAGTTACAATTAACTGATAAACTACGTCAATTCACCTAGAACAAATAATTGCGTTAAACATATTTGAAAATCACCATAGTGTGATATTACCTACCGATTTCATTTCGCTAAACAAACTAATTCTCTTTCACTCTACCTGTTCTTTGCGAGGCGTATCTCTCTCTTCATTTGTGGGTCATCGCTCTTGCCCTGTGAGCTGATGACGGGGGATGTCATGACAACGGTCTGAGGCAGCGATGAGGAAGAGGAGCGAATCTGATAAGCTTGCATTTCTCCCCCCGCACCTACGACACAATATCACAACCGGTGTGTCCCACATGTGCACTAAACCAACAATATGAGTGCCACACGTATACATGATACTATATATGTTTGTGCTTACCTTGGAGCACCACCTGGTTGCTGGGCAGTAAAATCTGTTGGCCGTCAGCAGTCTGGGCGTACTGTAGTATAGTGGGCTGGCTTGGGTTCGAGTGGGTCATGGTGAGAGTTTGCAGACCTTGCATTCCCTCGCTAGCCAGCTGCAGTGAGCCATTGGATGAAATCGTGactgcaaagcagcaaacaaaaTTGTGAGAGACTGTGCATACAGATCGATCACATTAAAGCACAATTGTAGTATTTTACACTACAAATGTCAAGCAAAATCAGCTTTGAATTGGAATAAGTCGAAAGTCTAGAATACTGACATTGTAAGACTTAAAAGTGCAAGGGTAAATAAACACACGTTGCTTTTTCGTCTCCATTGTGTTTCTTATGCAAGTATTTGCTGCCTTTTTGTTGCAAAACATGTTATGTAAGTTACCACATTATTGACTCAATAGACTGATGTTTCCATTCCCTTCAAAAATATGAGTTTATATAGTGTTAGACTTACTATATTGGCCAGTGCTTGTCTGGTAAATGGGAGTGGGGAGTGAGACATTGGTTATGGCAGAGGAGGTGGAGCTTTCTTCATTTTCCTCATTCTGAGTTGCCACTTCCTCAGCTGAGAGATCATTCAGAATCTTCCTGAAACATTAAAAGGAACAAAGTTTTATACAGCGCTTATATTTCACATGCTTAATAACCATAAGATGTACAAAATTAAATTTTCACAGTTTTACTAAAgggtgttttgtattttagtttgtgTGCAAGTATAGGGTCTTGGaagtaaacattacattaaaaatcaattaaaaaaaaaagtttagtaTAAACCTTTCAGGACAGATGTACCCAACATTTGGTCCATCGATCAATAGTACGTGTTGTGGACCAGACTGCTTCATTTTAACAACTGGAGAACCCACTACTAATACCAAAATCAGAAGCAATACCTGTAGGATGGGCGGCGAGCCAAGATTTCTCTTGACTTCTGGTTAGATCCACTGTCAGATGACTCCTGAGAATCATCACTGTCTGATCCTTGACCCTAAAAAGAAACATTGTTAAAGCAGTGAACAACATGTAAACTTATGATTCTGGGATGAAAACCAAAGTGTTACCTGTGCATGAGCTGGTGGAGACTGGATAACTGATGACTGAGCTGACTGAATCACACCTTGCACCTGGAATTGACCACTGGGCAGCTGGACCACGGCCACTTGAGACCCACCCAGAGACATCTTTACACAACATACGAGGATGATGATGTTAAAGCAATGCCCAAGGGCAATGCCAAATCAAACGCAAAAGTTTGCATTTATAATCATATATGTGAAACATGCACACGATGGCTTCTTTCCGAACACTTAACAAAAGATTAAGAGGCACAATATAAGCAGCAGACTTGCCATTTGTAAGTCAATCATAAAAGGTGTGTACAAGCGTATATGAAATGTACATAGCTTTACAGTACCTGCTGTGCTATCTGTGATATTTGAGAGGCAGTAATAGTTGTAGGGATGACAGTTTGGGACTCGGAGCCATTGGTGTTATTCTGCTGAACATCCTCCATTGCCACTGCAATAACACAGATAAGAATTTAGATCCTTAtgtaaaacacagatttagatccATATGTAATGTCATTGTAATGCTTCGTAATATGATAGATCACAATTTTCTTTTACGGTTTACTCAAGGGTAAAAAGTAGTGGTAGACTGATATATTGCTGTGGCCAATATATTTTGTCAATATTTGGAATTGCAGcagatacatttttatattcggGATTAACTCGAGATTAACGTAATGTCATGTATGCACTTTTTCATGGTTTCAAGTCTATTTTATTGCAAAGCTACATGTTACTAACTAGCCACTTAATACACCATAATCGTTCTAGTTAGTTTTACCAATTTGTATCCctctcattttttttttttcgttttttggCATCTACCATTAAAAAGCCACATCGGTTGACCACTAGTAAAAATAACAGTACAAGTTATACAAGGCAATttaccatgaaaaaaatagGTTTTTACCATACTGATTTCTCGGATGTCAATACATTATATTTTCCACAGTCAGATAAATTATCATTCTCACATTGAGAATTATCATGTCCTTAATGATTAATGTCAAATCcacaatattgtttttttcttcacaaacgcacaaacaatttaatataaatattttaagttctaTGAACTGCATTTTTATTGCTTCTGGCTCTTGAATTGTAAAATCCCTTTATGTTGTCCCCTTGCGTTCTTATTCGTCATGTATCTAAATGAGAAAACACTACGTTTTGACTGTAAATGTCACGTCCATTGCTCGTTCATCCAGtccctgtagctcaactggtagagcaaTGTTTACGTTAGCGTCCCAAAAAGATGAGGGTTCATCCccgaaaacaaacatttctgattaaaaataaaaacaataactgTATAAGTCGCTTAAACGCGTCTGTAAAATGCAATATGTTCTTATACATGTGAACAGGGAGGTCTGTATTTGTGCCATTCCAGGCAAACAGTCAAGAACCTGTAACAGTTATTTAGTCACTGTTTCCATTTCCCCCAGTACCGACTTGTTCCAAAGCTTTTTCTCCACCATACACACTTTTAATATCATTCAAGCCTTCAAGGGTCGTTCTCTTTACATTATTGTGCAgttttctcttcctttttttaAGGTCAAATTTCAAAGATAGGTAGTGCAAAGATGCAAAAAAGCACTGTTGTAGAGgtacaaataaactaaattaaaaaaatgaaatacaaaacagACAGAGCTATTTAATGTGAAAACTGCAGGAGGAACAGACACGAGAGCATCTGCAGTGACGTTAGTAAATCCGTGTGTTGTGGATGGAGCTGCTTTGTCGTTATTTACAGCGCTAAACTAAAACCGGATGCTAAAAACGCCCATCACCACTTACATTCTCCCAAAAAGAAACAGTATCGAGATCGTTTCTTTTTCCAGGGAAGCCATAATAAGAATGCAGGCTGAATTCACCTGTTGATTTCTCACTTTTAATTCTATCAGCTGCTAACATTACGCATGAAACAAAAGAATATAACGTGACGGCTAAAGCAGCTAACTTTAACTGGCTAAGGAATATAGATAACATTAGCTGTTCATaggatttatttaataatttatatcACAAAGTTGACCATATTTAGACCTTTTTACAGCCGTTCGTGTGTGCATTTACACATAAACAACCTCACGTGGGGGTAGATTGTGTTTTGgggttttgtaaataatttgcgAAAGCCCAAGTCTAAAAGTCCTCTTCCCCCGAGAGATCGTTGTAAAAAGTGGATCTCTGAATAAACCAAACCGCTGCATTAGTATAAACCGCTTCTGTGTGTTATGAAGCCCGTGGGCGACTTTGTGCCGCGCTCTGCACAAACTTTCAAGCTAGTGGCACGCAAGTGCCCGCGTCAATAGACGTCAGCGATACGGGGAGCCATTAAAACACCTTCCCGTAGACGAGCACTACAACCGAGCGGACGGGCGCCATGACTCTAGCGAGGGCTCGGCTAAAAGGAAGAGTACAAAAGCAAAGTCTTACCTTTAATCCGTTCAAACTGCTCCTGGAAACAACGATGCGGTGATTTTAGACGCCAGTATTCAAACGGTACAATGAAAAGTAAGTTAATtaataatgcatttaataaaCCTGGGCGGTTTCCATTGAAAAACTCTAGATGGCTTGAGGGATTTTTTTCCTGAAGGCCGCGATAAGCACCGCCCCTCAGAAGGACGTGTTACGTAATCATGTAATACGCGTTGCGATTGGTCCATATCGCTTCAACACACAGGGGTCTGGGGACATGAATGAAACCAAGCGAGGTTTACGCATGTCTAGTTTTCAAAGTCAAACAAAGCGcatacatttgtaaaaaaaaaaccgtAACGTTATCAGTGTTGCAAAATAAAagccttttattgtttttcatgttttttttttcatttcagtatAAAACAGTAACAGTAACCAATGTACAAAAAGAAACATGTGAACCAATAGGGAAATGTTTGCTTGCATAATCATGACTCTCAGTTATATCCATGAATGACCAAGAAATCTTGAAATATAACTTTGGAAATAATGACTTTGCCATACTGCTATTAATAATATCagaattaaaaatacataatagTAATATGCATTGTCTATCAACATAATGAAGTCATGTTACTGTTTATTATTCCAGAAATCTATATTCAGCAAATACATTTTCCCttaatggtgtgtgtgtgtgtgtgtgtgtgtgtgtgtgtgtgtgtgtgtgtgtatgcccACCAAATACTTGAAAATGTGTCTGCAGTTGGTTGCATAGTGTGTAAAATCATTTGGTTCCAGCCCTAAGCTGGCATCCTGAATTTCAATAAAGAGAACTGATTATGTTTTGTTTCCTGTTTTACGACAACTAAAATctttaaagaacaaaaaaacaaacaataaagtgaatatttatatatgaatttCCTTTCTGTCCTGGAAAGCACTATTTCCCTGAAAGTCCCATGTAAACGTCCATTCACTCGCTTGTGCTTTCACGTAAACTCAGCTCTGACACCATTACGAGAGTGAAAAAAAGAGAATACATTTCATGACAGTAAATCAGTTTTGGGAGAAGGTATTGTGGGAATGATCGTGAGGCCAAACAATCTCTTAACTGTGTTCTCACAGTTACAAACTGCCTATCAGTACATAACTGTGAACTACAAACACGCAAGCTTGCCACTATGCATtctaaacatacacacacacgcacacacacaatacacccCATTTTACAGTATGAGGATATAGTCTAACATACTGTTATGATCAATTGTGTGAGGCCTAGTCCTTCTAAGCCCCGACAGTGCCTGACTTTATCATGCTTACAtcataaagactttacataatgtaaGAGCTATGTACAATCTCCGAAACGGAATTCTAAACAGAAATGCATGACAGACAGAGCTGAACACAGACGTCAACCCATCACACATTATCGACCGTAAAAGAACAAAGAGAAATGAAGCAAGCTATATTTACAATAAGTCTTAAACTTTAGACCCCCCGCTCAGCTACGGTGGGATGTCAGGGACAGTAGTATATATTCTGTTAATCCAAAAATCTGACAGAATAAAGCAactaacatacagtacagtagagtTTATCATCTGCACACAAGCAGTtatttacaattattcatgGTTTTCAAGACGCTGGATTCATTCCGGGTAAAAATGTCTATAGTACAGGAGACAGCACCTGTCATTGAAAGATCCGTAAGCCAAACTTGTAAAATCTATACTTTTGTACAGTTAGATGTTTACGAGGGGCTTGTTTGTACAGAggcatgttattttacagttatcTTGCTTTATTGTACAGATGCctgaatttattttcttttttgccaTTTAGAGGTGTCAATGGCTTGTCCTGATGTGTAAAAGCACCTTTATATGAGAGCAAAAATAGAGCTATACCtcagtttgtgtttggtttGTAATGAGGTTTATAGTTGGAGCCATAATACGTCTATgagtgtgtttttctttaaattcgTACCCTATGTGGAGGGGTAAGCTTGAGTGTTTTGTAAATGCAGCAGGTGAGGTTACACAGAGCATAAGAAAGTGTCTCTGCACTTTtctgttgtattgttttttggtgTGTTAAGGGGGGTCGCACACTGGACGAGAGGCGCGccattgcatttaaaaaaatcaaacacatTGTTATATATGAGGATACACATGCCTCCAATGTGCCCCTACAATTATGGACGCTGTTGTCCTTGCCATGACATAGCGCTTCTCGTCTGGTGCGTAACCTGCTTTAGTCATATCCTACTCAATAATGCAAGTTAATGTTACATAAAAAAGACATGCCCTTCTGCTTGTTAGATACTAATAGTCCATGTTATTGAAAATATCCACATTTATGAAATAAAGTGCACAAagcataatgaaataaaattagtgttttgtttaattagtgttaattgtgttttttatgggTTATGGGAATGGGCGTATGGGTTCAAAAGTGCCAAGCTTTTATCAAATCTACGATTTTACTTGTATATTTTTCAAGTTTTCCTCACTTTGAGTTCTTTTACCTATACGTTTTGGCCTTTTTAGTATCATGCTGTATATAAGAGTAACATTGTAgtcttttacatatttttttctgctatcGATCATAGTGTTATGTGTTAAATGAATTGATTTAGACTCAGATAAACCaacaacaaatacaacaaataacCTAACAAATAGTGTAAAAGCTGGCTGTGTACATTCCTAAACAACAACCTGCTGAAAAAAGATAATTCAGTGTTGGGCATTATGTACTCTGGTACAAGCAAAACTGTACATCTTCATAAAGTCAAAAAAATCTCACAGCCTAGTAGATGCAGGATGCCAACTTATATCCAGAATAGctcaaaatttcaaataaacattgaaGCCCCGGTAGTAAGATTGAACACATTAGTGTTCTAAAACTGACAAAACAAATTGAGCTAAATACTTACTTTACTTTGAGCAATTCAGATCTGCATCCATTTGTCATGTGCGACAGCAGTCCCTGTGGCATAATCCATTAGCAATATCTTATGTTAACTGAAAGGGTTGTGGCTTGCCCCCATGACTGAGGGATAAGGCGACCCTTCTGAGGGGTGGGGGTCTAGTGGTGTAGTCTTCAACCTGGGTAAGGGCATTCTTATATCTAGAGCATTACAGAGATGTCCTACTACCATactgcccttgagcaaggcacttaACCCCAGGTTTATATTTCCCCATTTACATGTCTCGGCAGCGAGAATACCGTAAGCTGCTTTGGATagaagcgtctgctaaatgaccaCAATGGAGTATCGAACCTCCTATAATTTCAACGCCATCcattaaatgttacattttacagCCCTGTAACACACAGCACCATAGGTAAGCTGATGGGTGTTGAGACGTGATTCAAGTACATTTAAATCTTGATCTGCTGGACTGCATATATGGCATTTTGGGGAGAGTTTAGGGAGGGCTGGAGGGCAGTGGTTCAGGGGGAAAAGGAAGTTAGCAAAAAGGGAAATTCATCCCTCTTCCGAAACAGTCACCTCACATATTtgtatttctgtgaattaaCACCTTACCCCTAAACAAACAGGGCAACGTTTTTTTCAATTGTATAAGCTCTGAGTCCAGGCTCCATTGCACATCTCTGATAGGCCGACAGGCTTCCCCATAGCCTGGCTCACATGTTGTATGCTACGTATATGGGGTCCAACTGATCTGCCAGGAAGGAGTCTCTCAAGTGCATTCTCTGCTTCTCTCCTCTGGAGTTTATAGGGATGACCCCTGGGTCAACAATAACCACCACACCCACGATTAGATGGTGCTCCTCTAATACAACATTGGTTACCAGTGGAACCAGGTCTAATGCATCCTGCTCTGAACCACAGAGTTCAGCTACCACCACCAACAGGTTTGTCCAGGTGAATACGGCACTAAGAGAGTAAAAGAAGGATagtgtgaaaaaatatatgaataactGTACATATTTATCTAACTAAACACATGACATTGACTTAAAACGAGTACAGACTAAGACAAACCCcaactaaaagaaaaatgtagcATTCCTCAAATTTACACAGAAAACAGTATTAGCTTTATTTATACATCTATTTTCAAATGTGCCCAAAAGGACGAACTAAAGCTAAGTGTGCACACAGATTTTACCTCTCGCCGATGCTTCGGTGTGTACGTGAAACACTGGTCTCAATGTCGATTGGATGATATCGCAAACCTCTCAATTCCAAAGTCTCATCCAGAGAGCCCACTACAAACAGGGCGTCATGACGATCTAAACCACAACAACAAAGTTACAGGTGGGAATATTAAGCACAACCTATAAGAACATGCACTAAGTTTGCCATAacaatacatatactgtatctaaTAAGAATCTATATGTGTGTCCCAAACTGCATACGTATGCACTATTCTATACAGTTTTGTAACATACatattgaaaaaaatgattgaaaatCAATTACATTTCCGTCTAACGGTGACTGAGGACATTTTTTGCAAAAGCAGGTAACACTGATATCAAAAGTACAATGTACAAATTGATTTTCATATTAAGTCGCATTGTGTTATGCATTTGATGTTATTTGCCTTCATCTGGTACACCATTTAAACTTTCGGTTAGTACAGCTTATATCTTCACGCACCAGTCTTCCTGTCTCTTACCTCCACTAGAGTCTGTGAGTTCAGTTCTCTTCACAAAGCCCAGGTATCCAGTTCTGGCCCAGAGTGTTTGTGGATCGCCGAAGCTCAGTTTAGTGTTAAAGTGATCAGCTTGAAGATTTTCCTCTCCGTATATAGTGTAGTACCCTGTTGCATTGTGGGGACTGTTCACCCAAATCTGAGAACAAGAGGAGGTGTAAAAGTAAAATCAGTATGTGTACTGGTTGGGCATCACAGTACTAGAGCATAATTCTGGAAAAACATACTCCAGAGTTCAGACTATTAACATTGTGAGTGAAACACAAGCGCACCTCTCCCAGATGAGAATCCCCCAGTGGTCCTCTGGTTTCTGGATTGACTATGATAACCCGCACACCAGGAAGAATCTAAATTAGACAGAGAGAGGcaaattaaacattattgatATTGTCACAATGATGCACCTGATCAGGCCAATATGGTTACTTACTGTTCCAGACTCCATGAGAGGAAGAGACTGTGGTGCTCCTCGCTCCACTAACCTCACCCTACAATACAGAAACACAGTAATCAAGGTTACGTTGTGAAGAGTTCGGATTAAGTTGTTCTGAAAAATCTTTATCCTACCTGTCATGTCGAAGGGACTTCATGTCCACATATACAGTTGAGGGGTCTGGTCCAGTGGTACCCTGCAagacacaaaaatacacaaatagaTCAGGTGCACATCTAGGTCATGTACACACATATGGTCTTCTACACTATACTTAAAGCACCAATGGCATGCAACTACCTGTAGGCAGATGGCTAGGTTGACTCTCGACCCAAAGGCAGTGCTGACAGCCCGTGTGGAGAGTCCAATGTCTTTAAACAATTTGGAAAAGGAGTGAGTGAGAGCCAAGCGTGGACGTTCCTCAGCGATCACCACACAGCTCCTCACGCATGACAGATTCACACCACGCGCCTGTAGTCAAACAGATTCAAGAAAAACACGTCAAGAATATAAAGAATCTGTCTTGTCATAGCGCCTCTTGTGGTCATTTTTGGAATGGCGTACCAAGGCTTTACCTGGATTTGGTTTTATAACTTTTGACCAGTATGTGCTGTTGCAACCACAATTATGTGATTTTCCCAAGTTCACAGTCATGTTAATACACAAAACATGAAACTTTGTATCACAGTCACtaataaatatcaaaacatCACATTAGGCCATGCTTtacatgcaaaaaaatatgtttatgttgttttttaacttttacAGCTATGTTCTGAGGTTTATCTAACCCAAATGAGGAGGAATGCTAACCAAAcctatacataaatatatttacacacTTGTATATTTTCACATCTATAACAAGTATgcaattattaataaacaatcaTCATAACATA
The Triplophysa rosa linkage group LG7, Trosa_1v2, whole genome shotgun sequence genome window above contains:
- the atf1 gene encoding cyclic AMP-dependent transcription factor ATF-1; translated protein: MEDVQQNNTNGSESQTVIPTTITASQISQIAQQMSLGGSQVAVVQLPSGQFQVQGVIQSAQSSVIQSPPAHAQGQGSDSDDSQESSDSGSNQKSREILARRPSYRKILNDLSAEEVATQNEENEESSTSSAITNVSLPTPIYQTSTGQYITISSNGSLQLASEGMQGLQTLTMTHSNPSQPTILQYAQTADGQQILLPSNQVVLQGAGGEMQAYQIRSSSSSLPQTVVMTSPVISSQGKSDDPQMKREIRLAKNREAARECRRKKKEYVKCLENRVAVLENQNKTLIEELKTLKDLYCVKSG